From the Triplophysa dalaica isolate WHDGS20190420 unplaced genomic scaffold, ASM1584641v1 Contig17, whole genome shotgun sequence genome, one window contains:
- the LOC130417124 gene encoding LOW QUALITY PROTEIN: uncharacterized protein LOC130417124 (The sequence of the model RefSeq protein was modified relative to this genomic sequence to represent the inferred CDS: inserted 1 base in 1 codon) — VVSEDSETDHMMPQNEYEEDLNKLKNSQAVFNDYENTGYDRGHLYPNSYRCRPERSVTYTLTNVAPMDACFNRIQWKIWEGYLKSFLDAFFNDIDDAEVYIITGTVPGNDKIPQSEKRVTVPSHIWTAVCYNHKDNXNKVFSFGFLGINKPEFNIKLMSVSEMNKKLDELYEQSTPSVQIFHDNCFSDKPASDNAIQEFLKRIKLPEDQRLQMSEDAQNNLFALQNIISSDNNSPSTSMPQITQLTATLTYESLSSYFKSTERNKRKIKTACVISDDKKSRRSDKCHDLWKRQVSEGSESVECQLVPEKSFDKKTAADGSPCISYTDNSYRCTCSTEGGQNKPCCSTPCLYQDSLNDYLCYSGGTQIQCSPQYSLIATAGQRCRVDHPCATYGQDYYWCYTEDKSQAYCSPPLWGSRGRDGKYCRRNHACAKYNKRYQWCYTDHDNSWNYCCTSDTYFSTISEKTCKPDSPCGYHYKNYLWCETTDGSWDYCCKEFLKQ; from the exons GTTGTTTCTGAAGACAGTGAAACTGATCACATGATGCCCCAGAATGAATATGAAGAAgatttaaataagttaaaaaataGTCAAGCCGTCTTTAATGACTATGAAAACACAGGATATGATCGTGGGCATCTGTACCCCAACAGTTACAGATGCAGACCCGAACGTAGTGTGACCTATACACTGACCAATGTTGCACCTATGGATGCTTGCTTCAACCGCATTCAGTGGAAGATCTGGGAGGGTTATTTGAAAAGCTTTTTagatgcattttttaatgatattgaTGATGCTGAAGTATACATTATCACAGGTACTGTGCCTGGTAATGACAAAATACCACAAAGTGAAAAAAGGGTCACAGTTCCATCTCATATCTGGACAGCTGTCTGTTATAACCACAAAGATA GTAACAAAGTTTTTTCCTTTGGCTTTCTAGGAATTAACAAGCCTGAATTTAACATAAAGTTAATGAGTGTTTCAGAAATGAATAAGAAGCTTGATGAACTATATGAACAATCAACTCCAtcagttcagatttttcatgaTAATTGTTTTAGTGACAAGCCAGCATCCGACAATGCTATTCAAGAATTCCTTAAAAGAATTAAATTACCAGAGGACCAAAGACTTCAAATGTCTGAAGATGCTCAGAACAACTTGTTTGCACTCCAAAACATCATCAGTAGTGACAATAACAGTCCTTCGACATCAATGCCTCAAATTACTCAACTGACAGCAACACTTACCTATGAGAGCTTGAGCTCTTATTTCAAATCAACTGAAAGGAACAAAAGAAAGATTAAGACTGCTTGTGTTATATCTGATGACAAAAAAAGTCGCAGGTCTGATAAATGTCATGATCTCTGGAAAAGGCAGGTGTCTGAGGGGTCGGAATCTGTTGAATGTCAGCTGGTCCCGGAGAAATCTTTTGATAAGAAGACCGCAGCTGACGGCTCACCATGCATCAGCTATACAGATAATAGTTACAGATGTACATGCTCCACAGAAGGAGGACAAAACAAGCCTTGCTGCTCTACACCCTGCCTGTATCAGGATAGTCTTAATGACTACCTGTGTTACTCAGGTGGGACACAGATACAGTGTTCACCTCAGTACTCTCTAATCGCCACtgcaggacagagatgtcgagTTGATCATCCCTGTGCCACATATGGACAAGACTACTACTGGTGTTACACAGAAGACAAGTCCCAGGCATACTGCAGCCCTCCGCTCTGGGGAAGTAGGGGTAGAGATGGAAAGTATTGCCGCAGGAACCACGCCTGTGCAAAGTACAATAAACGCTACCAATGGTGCTACACAGATCATGATAACAGCTGGAACTATTGTTGTACTTCTGACACCTACTTCTCCACTATCAGTGAAAAAACCTGCAAGCCTGATTCCCCATGTGGTTACCATTACAAAAATTACCTGTGGTGCGAAACCACTGATGGCAGTTGGGATTATTGTTGCAAagagtttttaaaacaatga